In one Acidobacteriota bacterium genomic region, the following are encoded:
- a CDS encoding glycosyltransferase family 4 protein: MTTPLESSLPGRLRILMIATKPAHPPVDGGRLLMWNTIKELAAQGHRVTFVSPDLDLGKNGAERNLLKYCAAVHLIPARTRSFGPSLIRAFSANLPSSIVRHSHSAVSERVAEIVAERNHDVIHAEQIHSLANLPDAPILPPVVLRAQNVESQLWRMVARIKPRLAWFARREARQMAAFEAESLDRVACTIALTGHDGAILGGALGMTARRIRIIPPPFPSTLGHTGRPLEGDPAIVLVAGGWLPNVDSTNWFFSSIWREIRGNLPLARVHVFGEHAPRAEPGVTSHLSPADSSEIFGTGAILVVPLRVASGIRMKILEAWSRKVPVVATPEATRGLHGSDGREFLLANDGREFTAAIRRLSRDKDLRNVIVENGVSALMTHYQPASVAALLEKTYIEAMARETGFI; the protein is encoded by the coding sequence ATGACCACGCCTCTCGAATCGTCGCTGCCCGGCCGTTTGCGGATCTTGATGATCGCCACGAAACCCGCCCACCCTCCGGTCGACGGTGGACGCCTCCTCATGTGGAACACGATCAAGGAACTTGCCGCTCAGGGTCATCGAGTCACATTCGTCTCACCGGACCTCGATCTGGGCAAGAACGGAGCCGAGCGGAACCTCCTGAAGTATTGCGCTGCAGTTCACTTGATTCCGGCACGAACGAGAAGTTTTGGACCGAGTCTGATCCGCGCCTTCAGCGCGAATCTGCCGTCGTCTATCGTCAGACACTCGCACTCCGCCGTCAGCGAGCGTGTGGCCGAAATCGTCGCGGAGCGGAATCATGACGTTATTCACGCTGAGCAGATCCACTCCCTGGCCAATCTTCCGGACGCGCCGATACTGCCCCCGGTGGTGTTACGCGCACAGAACGTTGAAAGTCAGCTCTGGCGCATGGTCGCGCGGATCAAACCCCGCCTCGCGTGGTTCGCCCGTCGGGAGGCCCGCCAGATGGCGGCTTTCGAAGCCGAATCGCTCGACCGGGTCGCGTGCACGATCGCACTGACCGGACATGACGGGGCCATCCTCGGCGGTGCCCTCGGGATGACGGCCCGCCGTATTCGAATCATCCCACCTCCCTTTCCATCGACCCTCGGGCACACCGGCCGACCTTTAGAAGGTGATCCGGCGATTGTTCTGGTCGCCGGTGGGTGGCTCCCAAACGTGGATTCGACCAACTGGTTTTTCAGCTCCATCTGGAGGGAAATCCGGGGAAACCTTCCCCTGGCCAGAGTTCACGTGTTCGGTGAACACGCACCAAGAGCGGAGCCTGGAGTCACTTCACATCTTTCCCCCGCAGACAGTAGCGAGATTTTCGGCACCGGGGCGATTCTCGTCGTGCCGCTACGGGTCGCGTCGGGCATCAGGATGAAGATCCTCGAAGCGTGGTCGCGCAAGGTGCCGGTCGTCGCGACGCCTGAAGCCACACGCGGACTTCACGGGTCGGACGGAAGGGAGTTCCTGCTCGCCAACGACGGTCGAGAATTCACGGCTGCAATCCGACGGCTCAGCAGGGACAAGGATCTCAGAAATGTGATTGTCGAAAACGGTGTGTCGGCGCTGATGACGCACTACCAGCCGGCATCCGTGGCCGCGTTGCTGGAGAAGACCTACATCGAAGCCATGGCGCGCGAGACCGGCTTCATTTGA